Proteins encoded in a region of the Funiculus sociatus GB2-C1 genome:
- the argB gene encoding acetylglutamate kinase: MINDSEYILKAEATRVRVLSEALPYIQQFAGRTVVVKYGGAAMKDSSLKDKVIRDIVFLSCVGLRPVVVHGGGPEINSWLDKLGIEPQFKNGLRVTDAPTMDVVEMVLVGRVNKELVSLINRAGGNAVGLCGKDGNLFKARPEGAEGIGFVGEVTSVDTKLLQSLVNSGYIPVVSSVAADETGQAYNINADTVAGEIAAALGAEKLILLTDTAGILQDYKDPSTLIPKVDIGEARRLIEAGVVGGGMIPKVKCCVRSLAQGVHAAHIIDGRIPHALLLEIFTDAGIGSMIIASEFMA, translated from the coding sequence ATGATCAACGATAGCGAATACATCCTAAAGGCTGAAGCCACGCGGGTGCGAGTGCTAAGCGAAGCACTACCCTACATCCAGCAATTTGCTGGTCGCACCGTTGTCGTCAAATACGGCGGCGCTGCCATGAAAGACAGCTCGCTCAAAGACAAAGTAATCCGCGACATCGTATTCTTATCCTGCGTCGGTTTGCGCCCAGTTGTAGTACATGGCGGTGGTCCGGAAATCAACTCTTGGCTGGATAAGCTGGGAATCGAGCCACAATTTAAAAATGGTCTGCGCGTCACCGATGCTCCCACAATGGACGTTGTGGAAATGGTTTTAGTCGGTCGGGTGAATAAAGAACTCGTCTCCCTGATTAACCGGGCTGGAGGGAATGCGGTAGGACTTTGCGGCAAAGACGGCAATTTATTCAAAGCCCGTCCAGAAGGTGCCGAGGGTATTGGCTTTGTTGGAGAAGTTACCAGTGTAGATACCAAGCTTTTGCAGTCTCTGGTCAATAGCGGTTATATACCCGTAGTGTCCAGCGTTGCGGCAGATGAAACTGGGCAAGCTTATAACATCAACGCTGACACTGTAGCTGGGGAAATTGCGGCGGCTTTGGGCGCAGAAAAGTTAATTTTACTCACAGATACAGCAGGAATCTTACAGGATTACAAAGACCCATCCACCCTGATTCCCAAGGTAGATATCGGCGAAGCGCGGCGTTTGATTGAGGCTGGTGTAGTCGGCGGGGGAATGATTCCCAAGGTGAAGTGTTGCGTGCGTAGTCTTGCCCAAGGCGTTCACGCTGCACACATCATTGATGGTCGCATCCCCCACGCACTGCTATTAGAAATTTTCACCGACGCTGGTATCGGGTCGATGATTATAGCTTCCGAGTTTATGGCTTGA
- a CDS encoding SLATT domain-containing protein: MANSTRLENQDIKFGILDQAQQKAIYTLALSKAHFSTATVWGYVQFIVGIPNTILSAIAGASALSQWQDSNMLAGMLSILVAILTAISTFLDPSDRAKAHWHAGNQFQLLNDKFQIFIDFDAIAGSSPQELKQKLDILIDEFYKARKENPVTPYWSWRKGLKEAKQEQRQV; the protein is encoded by the coding sequence ATGGCTAATTCAACTCGATTGGAAAACCAAGATATTAAATTTGGCATTCTAGACCAAGCACAACAAAAGGCAATATATACTCTTGCTTTATCTAAAGCCCACTTTAGTACAGCAACAGTTTGGGGTTACGTGCAATTTATAGTAGGAATACCGAATACTATTCTTTCTGCTATTGCTGGAGCCTCAGCTTTATCACAATGGCAAGATAGTAATATGCTGGCTGGGATGTTATCAATTTTAGTAGCAATACTGACGGCGATATCAACTTTCTTAGATCCAAGCGATCGCGCAAAAGCTCACTGGCACGCGGGAAATCAGTTTCAGCTGCTTAACGATAAGTTTCAAATATTTATAGATTTTGATGCGATCGCTGGGAGTTCTCCTCAAGAGCTTAAACAAAAGCTAGACATATTAATAGATGAATTTTATAAAGCCAGAAAGGAAAATCCTGTAACTCCTTACTGGTCATGGAGAAAAGGTTTAAAAGAAGCTAAACAAGAGCAGCGTCAAGTGTAG
- a CDS encoding NB-ARC domain-containing protein — MESTVNEQEADFQEAANNWNLEKLYIDLASAKGRSLTPVEKKFLRGLLCGYSPAEIADTVYKSRTSSAVRVYLSNGLYKYIQELLIRQTGDTIKIKNWSRVTNLLSKAGYKTESVNLPEQNQSETEETLQSTVVADQHQDWEEVIDVEDFYGSQEELATLEQWIVNDSCRLVALLGMGGIGKTALAVKLAEQISENFEFVIWRSLRHAPPIQDLVASLIQFLSQGQETVDSASAEERISRLMTYIRSRRCLLILDQAEAVLCSGKNAGYYSYEYQVYGELFRRLGEERHPSCCILTSREKPKEIAALEGVNLPVRCLELRGLAVSNAQELLQLKGLIGEPEECRVLINRYSGNPLILKIVATTIKDIFNGNITDFLSKEIVVFGDVRDLLDIHFERLSNIERKVMYWLAIRHKSVSVGAFQEEIAPGISKREQMEAIESLRRRSLLEKNLTNFTLVPVVRAYLAEKLVE, encoded by the coding sequence ATGGAATCAACTGTTAATGAACAGGAAGCCGATTTTCAAGAGGCGGCAAATAACTGGAATCTGGAAAAGCTATACATAGACTTAGCTTCAGCCAAAGGTAGAAGCCTGACACCAGTTGAAAAAAAATTCTTGAGAGGCTTACTATGTGGTTACTCTCCTGCCGAAATTGCAGATACTGTCTACAAAAGTCGTACTTCGAGTGCAGTTAGAGTCTATTTATCCAATGGTTTATATAAATATATTCAGGAACTTCTAATTCGTCAGACTGGCGACACAATAAAGATAAAGAACTGGAGCCGCGTTACTAACTTGCTCTCCAAAGCAGGATATAAAACTGAATCTGTTAACTTGCCAGAACAAAATCAAAGCGAGACAGAGGAGACGTTACAGTCTACAGTAGTTGCCGATCAGCACCAAGATTGGGAAGAAGTTATAGATGTAGAAGACTTCTATGGTTCTCAAGAAGAACTAGCAACTTTAGAACAGTGGATTGTTAATGACAGCTGCCGCTTGGTAGCGTTGCTAGGAATGGGGGGAATCGGTAAGACTGCTCTTGCTGTAAAGTTGGCAGAACAAATAAGCGAAAATTTTGAGTTTGTCATCTGGCGATCGCTTCGTCATGCGCCACCGATTCAGGATCTGGTGGCTTCTTTGATTCAATTCCTGTCTCAAGGACAAGAAACAGTAGACAGTGCATCAGCAGAAGAGAGAATTTCTCGCTTAATGACTTATATCCGAAGTCGCCGCTGTTTGCTGATTCTGGATCAAGCTGAAGCGGTTTTGTGCAGCGGCAAAAATGCTGGTTACTATAGCTACGAATATCAGGTGTATGGAGAACTATTTCGACGCTTAGGAGAAGAACGCCATCCCAGCTGCTGTATTCTCACCAGTCGGGAAAAACCCAAAGAAATTGCCGCACTCGAAGGCGTAAACCTACCTGTTCGCTGTCTTGAATTGCGGGGGTTAGCAGTATCCAATGCACAAGAACTGTTGCAACTCAAAGGTTTGATTGGCGAGCCAGAAGAATGCCGAGTTTTAATTAACCGTTATAGCGGTAATCCGTTAATCCTCAAAATTGTAGCAACGACAATTAAAGATATTTTCAACGGTAATATTACAGACTTTTTATCAAAAGAAATTGTGGTTTTTGGCGATGTCCGCGATTTACTAGATATACATTTTGAGCGCTTATCGAATATAGAAAGAAAAGTAATGTACTGGCTGGCAATTCGTCACAAGTCTGTTTCTGTAGGTGCCTTCCAAGAGGAGATTGCACCAGGAATATCGAAACGGGAACAGATGGAAGCAATTGAATCTTTGCGGAGGCGATCGCTTCTGGAGAAAAACTTAACAAACTTCACGCTTGTACCAGTAGTCAGAGCGTATCTAGCGGAAAAATTAGTTGAGTAG
- a CDS encoding NB-ARC domain-containing protein, which produces MAGASEIKRGNSNVYLSGSLKQKLHDEFKKRYKPNGNRALIQDFLSAWRKQLDTPEPSRQALRAILESDSRHTCEYRIANGLCQLLLNCSYDESIDLYQQVQDTTDRELVVTQNCSFATPVVECSSSQLELKTSAATPQNENSKRQIGVFIPNTRCRSVWGRDNLIEEILQRICDPNEVSILSLTGSPGYGKSEAASFVAKEALKRNLFSDVLWVTARQSELVDGYISFDKPFKSLSWQQFIKEIAYQLACPVEQVHQRLREEKLLLVLDNAETAQIENIVGNLVKMLNPSRALLTSRLRFKPPYLGLIEVPRLEEKWSHILLADEAKYNNLAILRQASDKQLHQLHEFSCGAPLALHFLVGRIFHVRTLEPVLSELSATSRPVETFYRFCLEATWQRIGVPAQSILRYIAGSDVSVSRADLSRDWKLLEEDLDIAIADLRRWYLIEDLQDLEIDNPRYNLHPWVKSCVRAGLVEKWQPSLRNLKEVVLQNFDIYGNR; this is translated from the coding sequence ATGGCTGGTGCATCTGAAATCAAAAGAGGCAATAGTAACGTTTATTTATCCGGGAGTTTGAAGCAAAAGCTACATGATGAGTTCAAAAAAAGATATAAGCCAAATGGCAACCGGGCCCTAATACAAGACTTTTTAAGCGCGTGGCGGAAACAACTCGATACACCTGAACCATCACGCCAAGCTTTACGAGCTATTTTGGAATCAGATAGTCGCCACACCTGCGAGTATCGGATTGCCAACGGCTTATGTCAACTGTTACTTAACTGTTCATACGATGAATCGATAGACTTATACCAGCAGGTTCAAGACACAACCGATAGGGAGTTAGTAGTTACTCAAAACTGCTCGTTTGCAACTCCTGTTGTCGAATGTTCTTCATCGCAGCTAGAGCTAAAAACGTCAGCCGCCACGCCACAAAATGAGAACTCAAAACGCCAGATAGGGGTATTTATACCAAATACTCGCTGCCGTAGTGTGTGGGGAAGAGATAACTTAATTGAAGAAATATTGCAGCGGATTTGCGATCCGAATGAAGTATCTATCCTCTCGCTTACTGGCAGTCCGGGGTATGGGAAATCGGAAGCTGCGAGTTTTGTTGCCAAAGAAGCACTTAAAAGAAATCTCTTTAGTGATGTGCTATGGGTTACGGCTCGACAAAGCGAATTAGTTGATGGTTATATTAGCTTTGACAAGCCTTTTAAATCTCTTAGTTGGCAGCAATTTATCAAGGAAATAGCATATCAACTAGCTTGCCCTGTAGAGCAAGTTCACCAGCGTCTTAGAGAAGAAAAGCTGCTACTCGTATTAGACAACGCTGAAACTGCACAAATTGAGAATATTGTGGGGAATCTTGTCAAAATGCTTAACCCCAGCCGAGCGCTGTTAACCAGCAGACTTAGGTTCAAACCTCCATACTTAGGATTAATTGAAGTTCCAAGGCTTGAAGAAAAATGGTCACACATTTTGTTAGCTGATGAGGCAAAATACAATAATCTAGCGATACTCAGGCAGGCAAGTGATAAACAGTTACATCAATTGCATGAGTTTTCTTGCGGCGCACCGCTAGCGCTACATTTTTTGGTGGGGCGTATTTTTCACGTTCGGACACTTGAGCCAGTATTGTCGGAACTTTCAGCGACCAGCCGACCAGTTGAAACATTCTATCGCTTCTGTCTGGAGGCAACTTGGCAGCGAATCGGTGTGCCAGCACAGAGCATACTGCGTTATATAGCTGGGAGCGATGTAAGCGTCAGTAGAGCAGATTTGTCTAGAGATTGGAAGTTACTGGAAGAAGATTTGGACATAGCGATCGCTGATCTACGACGATGGTATTTAATTGAAGATTTACAAGATTTGGAGATAGACAATCCACGATATAATTTGCATCCTTGGGTGAAAAGCTGTGTGCGGGCTGGATTGGTGGAAAAGTGGCAACCTTCACTACGAAATTTGAAAGAGGTAGTCTTACAAAATTTTGATATATATGGTAATAGGTAA
- a CDS encoding ribonuclease R family protein yields the protein MEFSIATLLSNFSDDKLVAPKVLEKKMGCHDEASLNQLQIALDALERIGILIKERGKYRRVYEEDVVEAKLRCSSKGFCFAIQEVEGSEDIYVRESHLSTAWNGDRVLVKVTKEGNRKRSPEGEVRLILERANPSVLARVKQNETGFRAVPLDDRLLFELDLVSAENLADAIDYLVHVEVLRYPLATKPPVGKVARILGSNAEAAADTDIVCCKHDLPQSFPADVLSQAEALPQKLEKKDLKQRKDLRSLLTLAFAPDGGYNQENAITLEKTEDKQWHLGIHVTDVAHYVQPDEPLDREARKRGMTVYLGDMVVQMLPDAIASRCSLVPGQDRLALSVIFTIDSASGQLVEYEIHPSVIQVDAQLSYQQAEAILERHQDADPPVMEMLSQLFFELSPAVKAQRFARGGFELNLPGTQLHYSDEGTLGAIVVSGGVRSLVMELMLLFNQAVASHLQGLFLPAIYRVQAPPDAEDVQELMKLASNLRMDLRLEQEDVVTPRDYQRFTQMFAASGSERVLTYLLQSTLKPCTYSTTGGSHFGLALGAGEQEDVPYTHCLSPLRRYADLMVSRILLEMFEKGRDRRTTRAKDSVNLRHSSSHGNINWNVLPPDAQQELEAQLSGLVVHLNEREKLTIDAQADLQGLKKAELMKERTGEVFQGLITGVQSYGFFVEIEDLLVEGLVHVSSLKDDWYEFRSRHACLVGRKSRVSYRLGDRVEVQVKSVDYYRQQIDLVIVGGGSEASNEDIEAENGDLGEMDE from the coding sequence ATGGAATTTTCAATCGCTACACTACTTTCAAATTTTTCTGATGACAAGTTAGTGGCTCCCAAGGTACTCGAAAAAAAAATGGGTTGCCACGATGAGGCGAGTCTGAATCAACTACAGATTGCCCTGGATGCTTTGGAGAGAATCGGAATTCTAATCAAAGAGCGTGGTAAGTATAGGCGCGTCTATGAAGAAGACGTGGTAGAAGCTAAACTGCGCTGTTCCAGTAAGGGCTTTTGCTTTGCGATTCAGGAGGTAGAGGGTTCTGAGGATATTTATGTGCGGGAGAGCCATCTCTCAACAGCTTGGAATGGCGATCGCGTACTGGTAAAAGTTACCAAAGAAGGAAACCGCAAGCGAAGTCCAGAAGGGGAAGTGCGGCTAATTCTCGAACGGGCAAATCCATCGGTATTGGCACGAGTTAAGCAAAACGAAACAGGCTTTCGCGCTGTTCCTCTAGACGATCGGCTACTATTTGAACTTGACCTGGTTTCAGCCGAGAACCTGGCGGATGCTATTGATTACCTGGTACACGTAGAAGTCCTGCGCTACCCCTTGGCGACAAAACCGCCAGTAGGCAAAGTCGCTCGCATCCTTGGCAGCAATGCGGAAGCAGCAGCTGACACCGATATCGTCTGTTGCAAGCACGATTTGCCTCAGAGTTTTCCCGCAGATGTGCTGTCACAAGCCGAAGCGTTACCACAAAAGCTAGAGAAAAAGGATTTAAAGCAGCGTAAAGATTTACGCTCTTTGTTAACCCTCGCCTTTGCACCTGATGGTGGTTACAACCAAGAAAATGCAATCACCTTGGAGAAAACAGAGGATAAACAGTGGCACTTAGGCATTCACGTCACTGATGTTGCCCACTACGTCCAGCCGGACGAGCCACTGGATCGGGAAGCCCGCAAGCGAGGAATGACCGTGTATCTGGGCGATATGGTAGTGCAAATGCTACCGGATGCGATCGCAAGTCGCTGCTCTTTGGTGCCTGGTCAAGATCGGTTAGCCCTCTCAGTCATATTTACCATAGATTCAGCTTCTGGGCAGTTGGTGGAGTATGAGATTCACCCCAGCGTCATCCAGGTGGACGCGCAGCTAAGTTACCAACAAGCTGAGGCGATTTTGGAGCGCCATCAGGATGCCGACCCTCCAGTGATGGAAATGCTCAGTCAGTTATTCTTTGAGCTGAGTCCAGCGGTGAAAGCGCAACGATTTGCTAGGGGAGGGTTTGAATTAAATCTGCCCGGTACTCAATTACACTACAGCGATGAAGGAACTCTCGGAGCGATCGTAGTTTCGGGAGGAGTTCGTTCTCTGGTAATGGAGTTGATGCTGCTGTTCAACCAAGCAGTAGCCTCTCACCTGCAAGGGCTGTTTCTACCTGCAATTTATCGCGTCCAGGCACCCCCAGATGCAGAGGATGTCCAAGAATTGATGAAGTTGGCAAGCAATCTGAGGATGGATCTACGTCTGGAACAGGAAGATGTAGTGACACCAAGGGATTATCAACGTTTTACTCAGATGTTCGCCGCTTCAGGGTCGGAGCGCGTTTTGACATATCTATTGCAGTCAACGCTTAAACCGTGTACTTACAGCACGACTGGTGGCTCTCACTTTGGTTTAGCTTTGGGTGCGGGGGAACAGGAGGATGTTCCTTACACTCACTGTTTATCACCTTTGCGGCGCTACGCAGATTTAATGGTTTCGCGGATCTTGCTGGAGATGTTTGAGAAAGGACGCGATCGCCGTACTACCCGTGCTAAGGATAGCGTGAATCTCCGCCATAGTTCCTCTCACGGTAATATCAACTGGAATGTCTTACCACCAGACGCGCAGCAAGAGTTGGAAGCGCAGCTTTCTGGTTTGGTTGTGCATCTAAATGAGCGCGAAAAGCTTACTATAGATGCCCAAGCGGATCTCCAAGGACTCAAAAAAGCTGAGTTGATGAAGGAGCGTACCGGGGAGGTTTTCCAGGGGTTAATTACTGGTGTCCAATCTTACGGTTTCTTTGTGGAAATCGAAGATTTGCTGGTGGAAGGACTGGTGCACGTTAGTTCGCTCAAAGATGACTGGTATGAGTTCCGCTCTCGCCACGCCTGCCTTGTAGGACGTAAGAGCCGCGTTTCTTATCGATTAGGCGATCGCGTGGAAGTCCAAGTTAAAAGCGTTGATTACTACCGTCAACAAATTGACCTTGTAATCGTCGGCGGCGGTAGCGAAGCCAGCAATGAAGATATAGAGGCAGAAAACGGCGATTTGGGTGAAATGGATGAATAG
- a CDS encoding LapA family protein — translation MRILLVFLLLGTLGLFAIQNLSPLSIVFFGARTQALPLAVWIIVAIASGAIVSGLLQFFSYLQQRPLRSRIRKLEKLEAESTRSNWRRRETGDDTQQTPYTPPPPPPPETKNTESYEDDWEEDTSTTDDDEWDFEEKPAAADSSPQNFPEEDRTRYEVRQEPKSASRAGSVYSYSYREPKNSGVGKTEAVYDANYRVITPPYQPPTPETNQDEDDWGFEDEDEDNFEDDWRSDKPRA, via the coding sequence ATGCGGATTTTGCTGGTATTTTTGCTGCTGGGAACTCTGGGTTTATTTGCCATTCAAAACTTGTCGCCGTTGTCGATAGTGTTTTTCGGGGCGAGGACACAGGCGCTACCGCTAGCGGTGTGGATAATAGTAGCGATCGCATCTGGCGCGATCGTTAGCGGTTTGTTGCAATTTTTCAGCTATCTGCAACAACGTCCTTTGCGATCGCGCATCCGCAAACTGGAAAAACTAGAAGCCGAATCAACTCGTTCTAACTGGCGACGGCGCGAAACTGGGGATGATACTCAACAAACCCCTTACACCCCTCCCCCTCCACCACCGCCGGAAACTAAAAACACCGAGTCCTATGAAGATGACTGGGAAGAGGATACCAGCACAACTGATGACGATGAGTGGGATTTTGAGGAGAAGCCAGCCGCCGCAGACAGCAGTCCTCAAAATTTTCCCGAAGAAGACCGCACGAGGTACGAAGTTAGGCAAGAACCAAAAAGCGCCTCACGAGCTGGTTCAGTCTACTCTTATAGCTACCGGGAACCAAAGAATTCAGGCGTTGGAAAAACTGAGGCGGTTTATGACGCCAATTACCGCGTGATTACGCCGCCCTATCAGCCACCGACCCCGGAAACCAATCAGGATGAAGATGACTGGGGATTTGAAGATGAGGACGAAGACAACTTTGAGGATGATTGGCGCAGCGACAAGCCAAGAGCGTGA
- a CDS encoding flavin prenyltransferase UbiX: MTKNTLPLILGITGASGLIYAVRALKFLLEAEYSIELVASKSTYIVWQAEQNIRMPPNPEEQEQFWRQQAGVELAGKLRCHPWSDVGANIASGSFRTLGMVIMPCSMSTVAKLAAGLSSDLLERASDVQLKEGRKLVIVPRETPFSLIHLRNLTTLAEAGVRIVPAIPAWYHNPQSIEDLVDFVVARALDQMDIDCIPINRWEGK, translated from the coding sequence ATGACTAAAAACACTTTACCTCTAATCTTAGGCATCACTGGTGCCTCTGGCTTAATTTATGCTGTCCGTGCTTTGAAATTTCTGTTAGAAGCAGAATACAGTATTGAACTGGTTGCCTCTAAATCTACTTATATAGTTTGGCAGGCAGAACAAAATATCCGAATGCCTCCTAACCCTGAAGAACAGGAACAATTTTGGCGACAGCAAGCGGGGGTAGAACTAGCAGGTAAACTACGCTGTCACCCTTGGAGCGATGTGGGAGCTAATATTGCTAGCGGTTCATTCCGCACGCTGGGGATGGTAATTATGCCATGTAGTATGAGTACCGTGGCAAAGCTGGCGGCGGGTTTGAGTTCCGACCTGCTGGAGAGAGCAAGCGATGTACAACTCAAAGAAGGACGTAAACTTGTTATTGTGCCGCGAGAAACGCCCTTCAGCCTGATTCATCTGCGTAACCTGACCACTTTGGCAGAAGCAGGCGTTAGAATTGTTCCAGCTATCCCGGCTTGGTATCACAATCCCCAAAGTATTGAAGACTTGGTGGATTTTGTTGTAGCTCGTGCTTTAGACCAGATGGACATTGATTGCATCCCAATCAACCGCTGGGAAGGAAAATAG
- a CDS encoding shikimate kinase, translated as MENNNRQVRESLKGINIYLVGMMGAGKTSVGKLLAQQLGYGFVDTDNVIEKAAGKSINDIFASEGEDSFRQMESKVLQEMSAFTRLAIATGGGIILRLENWGYLQYGLVVWLDAPVELLVARLQNDTTRPLLKNADLATELENRFHQRQPLYAQADLQISISQEQTPEQIAKQIIEAIPTVLKTRPQSNNGH; from the coding sequence ATGGAAAACAATAATCGTCAAGTTAGGGAATCGCTCAAGGGCATCAATATCTATCTGGTGGGGATGATGGGTGCTGGGAAGACCAGCGTAGGGAAATTACTTGCCCAGCAGCTGGGTTACGGTTTTGTAGACACCGATAACGTAATTGAGAAAGCAGCTGGTAAATCCATTAACGATATTTTTGCCAGTGAGGGTGAAGACAGCTTTCGACAGATGGAAAGCAAAGTGCTACAGGAAATGTCAGCTTTTACCAGGTTAGCGATCGCGACTGGCGGCGGCATTATCCTGCGCCTAGAGAATTGGGGCTATCTGCAATACGGTCTAGTAGTGTGGCTAGACGCACCAGTAGAACTTTTAGTCGCCCGTCTGCAAAACGATACCACCCGACCTTTGTTAAAAAACGCTGACCTAGCTACCGAATTGGAAAACCGTTTCCACCAACGCCAGCCACTCTACGCGCAAGCAGACCTGCAAATCTCCATTAGCCAAGAGCAAACTCCCGAACAAATCGCCAAGCAAATCATAGAAGCGATTCCCACAGTTCTCAAGACGCGACCTCAAAGCAATAACGGTCATTAA